A window of the Spirochaetota bacterium genome harbors these coding sequences:
- a CDS encoding ATP-binding protein, producing the protein MKLSVLAFIIFISIDALSATVTLEKSFRKTPLGPGIEYLTDPDGRLGIEDVRAKTRKDGTGDPLNWRMSANESLGLGFTRTACWVRFSVANNTGADFTCYLEQNYPLISFIDCYIDDGASLTVYKTGHSYIFSHRPLDYRTFVFPLPIKDGKTITCYLRFRSDSALNIDLALYAPDMFKRKDDRESALLWIFYGMLLVMVMYHLILFFSVKDIGYLYYMLSIAFMLFLAMGLNGMSFQHLWPGNPWWERYNNPVMIGLTTAFFLQFGRYYVDLRKLMPRADIILTLLIVLCFTAGISTLVIRIYRFSILATTAITLASMFYCIYILAILTLVKKSRTARSFLTAVCILIIGVILYIMKTYGFIPGNIITNYSLQAGWVAMVILLSLGLADRLNLMRLQVEEAQRKYIHLLESSNDIIFNLDEKFRFIAVNKAMQKLLGYDPREVLDTGFLDYIDPSVENEVGRHRDIFEEYLAGLGKDNTSITFRSDFKTKYHRDPVTLSVKLDYITSDGKAGIFGTASVVTDDIVLNLMDNERQVYYIDNNFSHAELLCQRLVKNLGKHLDQPGIQSVKTGLLEMIINAIEHGNLDIEFSEKSAALAGRSYLEFVRDRQKDPLYRGKKVIIEYSLSPAMVAYRITDEGKGFDHRSVMAVSLDTINRDLLAHGRGLIIAGKSFDVMAFNDRGNQVTVVKYFHGPTGEEPRF; encoded by the coding sequence ATGAAGCTATCAGTGCTCGCATTTATCATTTTCATATCGATAGACGCACTGTCCGCGACGGTTACCCTTGAGAAGAGTTTCAGGAAGACGCCCCTCGGCCCCGGCATCGAGTATCTGACCGATCCGGACGGGCGCCTTGGCATAGAGGATGTTCGCGCGAAAACGCGAAAGGACGGTACCGGCGACCCGCTGAACTGGCGGATGTCCGCCAACGAATCTCTCGGACTCGGCTTCACCAGGACGGCCTGCTGGGTCCGTTTCAGCGTCGCAAACAACACCGGCGCCGATTTTACCTGCTACCTTGAACAGAACTATCCCCTGATCAGCTTCATCGATTGCTATATTGACGACGGCGCCTCCCTCACGGTATATAAAACCGGCCACAGTTACATTTTCTCCCACAGGCCCCTCGACTACAGAACATTTGTATTCCCGTTGCCGATCAAGGATGGAAAAACGATCACCTGCTATCTTCGGTTCCGGTCCGATAGCGCCCTCAACATCGATCTTGCCCTGTACGCGCCTGACATGTTCAAGCGGAAGGACGATCGGGAATCGGCCCTTCTCTGGATCTTTTACGGCATGCTCCTGGTCATGGTCATGTACCACCTCATCCTGTTCTTTTCCGTGAAGGATATCGGCTACCTGTATTATATGCTTTCGATCGCCTTCATGCTCTTCCTCGCCATGGGCCTGAACGGCATGTCGTTCCAGCACCTCTGGCCGGGAAATCCCTGGTGGGAGCGGTACAACAACCCGGTCATGATAGGGCTTACCACCGCGTTTTTCCTTCAATTCGGCAGGTATTATGTGGACCTGCGGAAATTAATGCCCCGTGCGGACATCATCCTCACGTTGCTCATCGTCCTCTGCTTTACCGCCGGTATTTCCACCCTTGTGATACGGATTTACCGGTTCAGCATCCTGGCCACTACGGCCATAACCCTCGCGAGCATGTTCTATTGCATTTATATCCTGGCGATACTCACCCTGGTGAAAAAGTCGCGCACAGCCCGGTCCTTCCTTACCGCCGTATGCATTCTCATAATAGGCGTGATACTGTATATCATGAAAACATATGGTTTCATCCCTGGAAATATTATAACAAATTACAGCCTCCAGGCCGGGTGGGTGGCCATGGTCATTCTTCTTTCCCTCGGCCTGGCCGACCGCCTTAACCTCATGAGGCTCCAGGTGGAAGAGGCGCAGCGGAAATACATACATCTTCTCGAAAGTTCCAATGATATAATCTTCAACCTCGATGAGAAGTTCCGCTTCATTGCCGTAAACAAGGCTATGCAAAAGCTGCTGGGTTACGATCCGCGGGAGGTGCTTGATACCGGCTTCCTTGATTATATAGACCCGAGCGTTGAAAATGAGGTCGGCAGGCACCGGGACATCTTTGAGGAATACCTTGCCGGCCTGGGGAAGGACAATACATCGATAACCTTCAGGAGCGATTTCAAGACAAAATACCACCGGGACCCGGTGACGCTGTCGGTGAAGCTCGATTACATCACATCAGACGGGAAAGCCGGCATATTCGGCACCGCTTCCGTCGTGACGGACGACATCGTCCTGAACCTCATGGACAACGAGCGCCAGGTATACTACATTGACAACAACTTCAGCCATGCCGAGCTCCTCTGCCAGCGCCTGGTGAAAAACCTGGGCAAGCACCTGGACCAGCCTGGCATACAATCGGTAAAAACAGGCCTCCTGGAAATGATCATCAACGCCATCGAGCATGGCAATCTGGACATAGAGTTCAGCGAGAAATCCGCCGCGCTGGCAGGCCGCTCCTACCTGGAATTCGTGCGCGACCGCCAGAAAGACCCCCTGTACCGAGGGAAAAAAGTGATCATAGAGTATTCGCTGTCACCGGCCATGGTGGCTTACCGCATAACGGACGAGGGAAAGGGCTTCGACCATCGAAGCGTCATGGCCGTGTCCCTGGACACCATAAACCGGGACCTCCTCGCCCACGGACGGGGCCTCATCATCGCCGGCAAGTCCTTCGACGTGATGGCCTTCAATGACAGGGGAAACCAGGTCACGGTGGTGAAATATTTTCATGGACCCACCGGGGAAGAGCCGCGGTTTTAA
- a CDS encoding DMT family protein codes for MPVIAKTIILLTISNIFMTFAWYSHLKNLNNFAWYIAAFASWGIALFEYLVQVPANRIGYTTLSLPQLKILQEVITLSVFVPFALIYMKEPIRLNYLWAGLCLMGAVYFIFKG; via the coding sequence ATGCCCGTCATAGCAAAAACGATCATCCTTCTTACCATTTCCAATATCTTCATGACCTTCGCGTGGTATTCCCACCTGAAGAACCTTAACAATTTCGCCTGGTACATCGCCGCCTTCGCCAGCTGGGGAATCGCCCTTTTCGAGTACTTGGTGCAGGTGCCGGCGAACAGGATCGGGTACACGACACTGTCGCTGCCGCAGCTGAAGATCCTTCAGGAAGTTATCACCCTGTCAGTATTCGTCCCCTTCGCCCTCATTTACATGAAGGAGCCGATACGGTTGAACTACCTCTGGGCCGGGCTCTGCCTCATGGGAGCGGTATATTTTATTTTTAAAGGCTGA